From Methanococcus voltae, one genomic window encodes:
- the purM gene encoding phosphoribosylformylglycinamidine cyclo-ligase: protein MVTYKDAGVDIYGEDKIIKALVSQINFKRTDAIKPADLDGHYAGAIEFGDYYLVLCTDGVGSKMVVAEMANKFDTVPIDMIAMNVNDAICIGAEPVALVDYMAVETITEDIAKQIGKGLNEGLEQSNINLIGGETASLPSMINGVDLAGTVLAVVKKDEIITGKEVKKGDVIVGLRSSGVHSNGLSLARKVFFDIANLDINSKLKHGKTVAEELLTPTKIYVKPVMDMIKKSDINVKGLAHITGGGFRKIKRLNKNITYVINDLPEPLPVFKEIKELGNVDTHEMFKTFNMGIGFCVVVSKEDAEKVIEVANQYLIPAQIIGKIDDEYTLKDGETVKNTVVVKYGRNEFIME, encoded by the coding sequence TTGGTTACTTATAAAGACGCAGGCGTAGATATTTACGGCGAAGACAAAATAATAAAAGCATTAGTTTCACAAATCAACTTTAAAAGGACCGACGCAATAAAACCCGCTGATTTAGACGGACACTATGCTGGAGCTATTGAATTTGGCGATTACTATTTAGTACTCTGTACTGATGGAGTAGGTAGTAAAATGGTAGTTGCAGAAATGGCTAATAAGTTTGATACCGTTCCTATCGACATGATTGCTATGAACGTGAATGATGCTATTTGCATTGGTGCTGAACCGGTTGCATTAGTCGATTATATGGCTGTTGAAACTATTACCGAAGATATCGCAAAACAAATCGGTAAAGGATTGAACGAAGGATTAGAACAATCCAATATAAACTTAATCGGTGGAGAAACTGCTTCATTACCAAGTATGATAAATGGTGTTGACCTTGCAGGCACCGTATTGGCAGTTGTTAAAAAAGACGAAATAATCACAGGTAAAGAAGTTAAAAAAGGCGATGTAATCGTTGGTTTAAGAAGTAGCGGTGTTCACAGCAATGGATTATCACTCGCAAGAAAAGTATTCTTTGATATCGCAAATTTAGACATCAATTCAAAATTAAAACACGGAAAAACAGTTGCAGAAGAATTATTAACCCCTACAAAGATATATGTTAAGCCTGTAATGGATATGATTAAAAAATCAGATATAAACGTTAAAGGTCTCGCACATATCACAGGTGGCGGATTTAGAAAGATTAAAAGGTTAAACAAGAATATTACATATGTAATAAATGATTTACCAGAACCTTTGCCAGTATTTAAGGAAATAAAAGAGCTTGGAAATGTTGACACTCACGAAATGTTTAAAACATTTAATATGGGTATTGGCTTCTGCGTAGTTGTTTCAAAAGAGGATGCTGAAAAAGTAATCGAAGTAGCAAACCAGTACTTAATTCCTGCTCAAATTATCGGTAAAATTGACGATGAGTACACTTTAAAAGACGGAGAAACCGTTAAGAATACTGTTGTTGTTAAATACGGAAGAAATGAATTTATAATGGAATAA